In Eubalaena glacialis isolate mEubGla1 chromosome 3, mEubGla1.1.hap2.+ XY, whole genome shotgun sequence, the following are encoded in one genomic region:
- the THBS3 gene encoding thrombospondin-3 has protein sequence METQELRGALALLLLCTFTSASQDLQVIDLLTVGESRQMVAVVEKIRTALLTAGDIYLLSTFRLPPKQGGVLFGLYSRQDNTRWLEASVVGKINKVLVRYQREDGKVHAVNLQQAGLADGRTHTALLRLRGPSRPSPALQLYVDCKLGDQHAGLPALAPIPPAEVSGLEIRTGQKAYLRMQGFVESMKMILGGSMARVGALSECPFQGDESIHSAVTNALHSILGEQTKALVTQLTLFNQILVELRDDIRDQVKEMSLIRNTIMECQVCGFHEQRSHCSPNPCFRGVDCMEVYEYPGYRCGPCPPGLQGNGTHCTDINECAHADPCFPGSSCVNTMPGFHCEACPRGYKGTRVSGVGIDYARASKQVCNDIDECNDGNNGGCDPNSICTNTVGSFKCGPCRLGFLGNQSQGCFPARTCHSPTHSPCHVHAHCLFERNGAVSCSCNVGWAGNGNVCGPDTDIDGYPDQALPCMDNNKHCKQDNCLLTPNSGQEDADNDGVGDQCDDDADGDGIKNVEDNCRLFPNKDQQNSDTDSFGDACDNCPNVPNNDQKDTDGNGEGDACDNDVDGDGIPNGLDNCPKVPNPLQTDRDEDGVGDACDSCPEMSNPTQTDADSDLVGDVCDTNEDSDGDGHQDTKDNCPQLPNSSQLDSDNDGLGDECDGDDDNDGVPDYVPPGPDNCRLVPNPNQKDSDGNGVGDVCEDDFDNDAVVDPLDVCPESAEVTLTDFRAYQTVVLDPEGDAQIDPNWVVLNQGMEIVQTMNSDPGLAVGYTAFNGVDFEGTFHVNTVTDDDYAGFLFSYQDSGRFYVVMWKQTEQTYWQATPFRAVAQPGLQLKAVTSVSGPGEHLRNALWHTGHTPDQVRLLWTDPRNVGWRDKTSYRWQLLHRPQVGYIRVKLYEGSQLVADSGVIIDTSMRGGRLGVFCFSQENIIWSNLQYRCNDTVPEDFEPFRRQLLQERV, from the exons ATGGAGACGCAGGAACTTCGGGGGGCCCTGGCTCTTCTCCTCCTTTGCACTTTCACATCTGCCAGTCAGGACCTGCAGG TGATTGACCTGCTGACTGTGGGCGAGTCCCGGCAGATGGTAGCTGTGGTGGAGAAGATCCGGACAGCCCTGCTCACTGCTGGGGACATCTATCTCTTGTCCACCTTCCGCCTGCCCCCCAAGCAGGGTGGTGTCCTCTTCGGCCTCTACTCTCGCCAAGACAACACACGATGGCTGGAGGCCTCTGTTGTGGGCAAGATCAACAAAG TGCTGGTGCGGTACCAGCGGGAGGATGGCAAAGTCCATGCAGTGAACCTACAGCAAGCAGGCCTGGCTGACGGGCGCACACACACAGCTCTCCTGCGACTCCGAGGTCCGTccagacccagccctgccctgcagcTCTATGTGGACTGCAAACTGGGCGACCAGCATGCTGGCCTTCCGGCCCTGGCCCCCATTCCTCCAGCGGAAGTCAGTGGGCTGGAGATTAGGACGGGACAGAAGGCTTATTTGAGGATGCAG GGCTTCGTGGAATCTATGAAAATGATTCTGGGCGGGTCCATGGCCCGGGTCGGAGCCCTGAGTGAGTGTCCGTTCCAGGGGGATGAGTCTATCCACAGTGCAG TGACCAACGCACTCCACTCCATCCTAG GGGAGCAGACCAAGGCGCTGGTCACCCAACTCACCCTCTTCAACCAGATCCTGGTAGAGCTGCGGGATGACATCCGAGACCAG GTGAAAGAAATGTCCCTGATCCGAAACACCATCATGGAGTGTCAGGTGTGCG GCTTCCACGAACAGCGTTCCCACTGCAGCCCCAACCCCTGCTTCCGAGGCGTGGACTGCATGGAAGTGTACGAGTACCCCGGCTACCGCTGTGGGCCCTGCCCCCCTGGCCTACAGGGCAACGGCACCCACTGCACAGACATCAATGAG TGTGCTCACGCGGACCCTTGTTTCCCGGGCTCCAGCTGTGTCAACACCATGCCTGGCTTCCACTGCGAAGCCTGTCCCCGAGGCTACAAAGGCACACGGGTGTCTGGTGTGGGCATCGACTACGCCCGGGCTAGCAAACAG GTCTGCAACGATATTGATGAATGCAATGATGGTAACAATGGTGGCTGCGACCCAAACTCCATCTGCACCAATACTGTG GGCTCTTTCAAGTGTGGTCCCTGTCGCTTGGGCTTCTTGGGCAACCAGAGCCAGGGCTGCTTCCCAGCCCGGACCTGCCACAGCCCGACCCACAGCCCCTGCCATGTCCACGCGCACTGTCTCTTTGAACGCAATGGTGCAGTGTCCTGCTCG TGTAACGTGGGCTGGGCTGGGAACGGGAATGTGTGTGGGCCTGACACGGACATCGATGGCTACCCGGACCAGGCGCTGCCTTGCATGGACAACAACAAACACTGCAAGCAG GACAACTGCCTTCTGACACCCAACTCTGGGCAGGAAGATGCTGATAACGACGGTGTGGGGGACCAGTGTGATGATGATGCTGACGGGGACGGGATCAAGAATGTTGAG gacaACTGCCGGCTGTTTCCCAACAAGGACCAGCAAAACTCAGATACAGATTCATTTGGTGATGCCTGTGACAACTGCCCCAACGTTCCCAACAATGACCAGAAAGACACAGATGGCAATGGGGAAGGGGATGCCTGTGACAACGACGTGGATGGGGATG GCATCCCCAATGGATTGGACAATTGCCCTAAAGTCCCCAACCCCCTGCAGACAGACAGGGATGAGGACGGGGTGGGAGATGCTTGCGACAGCTGCCCTGAAATGAGCAATCCCACCCAG ACAGATGCAGACAGCGACCTGGTGGGGGATGTCTGTGACACCAATGAAGACAG TGATGGCGATGGACATCAGGACACTAAGGACAATTGCCCGCAGCTGCCCAACAGCTCCCAGCTGGACTCAGACAATGATGGACTTGGAGATGAGTGTGATGgggatgatgacaatgatggtgTCCCAGATTACGTGCCTCCTGGTCCTGATAACTGTCGCCTGGTACCTAATCCCAATCAGAAGGACTCAGATG GCAATGGCGTTGGTGATGTGTGTGAGGATGATTTTGACAATGATGCAGTGGTTGACCCCCTGGATGTGTGCCCTGAAAGTGCAGAGGTAACCCTCACGGATTTTCGGGCCTATCAGACCGTCGTCCTGGATCCTGAGGGTGACGCTCAGATTGACCCAAACTGGGTCGTGCTCAACCAG GGCATGGAAATCGTTCAGACCATGAACAGTGACCCCGGCCTGGCAGTTG GATATACAGCCTTCAATGGTGTGGACTTTGAAGGCACCTTCCATGTGAACACAGTGACTGATGATGACTACGCAGGCTTCCTCTTCAGCTATCAGGACAGCGGCCGCTTCTACGTGGTCATGTGGAAGCAAACGGAGCAGACCTACTGGCAGGCCACACCTTTCCGGGCTGTTGCCCAGCCCGGGCTACAGCTCAAG GCAGTGACATCAGTGTCTGGCCCAGGCGAGCACCTCAGGAATGCCCTGTGGCATACAGGTCACACCCCTGATCAGGTACGGCTGCTGTGGACTGACCCACGAAATGTGGGCTGGCGTGACAAGACTTCCTACCGCTGGCAGCTGCTGCACCGGCCTCAAGTTGGCTACATTCG GGTGAAGCTTTATGAGGGTTCCCAGCTAGTGGCCGATTCTGGGGTGATCATTGACACATCCATGCGAGGGGGGCGTCTTGGTGTATTCTGCTTCTCCCAAGAAAACATCATTTGGTCCAATCTCCAGTATCGATGCAATG acACAGTGCCCGAGGACTTTGAGCCATTCCGGAGGCAGCTGCTCCAGGAAAGAGTGTGA
- the MUC1 gene encoding mucin-1 produces the protein MTPDIQAPFFFLLLLFQVLTVSGITSSTTQALSDQSPASGSAAPPDHGGTSPRATSGASSPSTSPASGSAAPPVHGGTSPARPSGASSPSTSPASGSAAPPVHGDTSPARPSGTSSPTTSPASGSAAPPVHGGTSPRATSGASSPTTSPASGSAAPPVHGGTSTRATSGASSPTTSPASGSAAPPVHGGTSPARPSGASSLTTSPASGSAAPPVHGGTSPARPSGASSLSTSPASGSAAPPVHGGTSPARPSGASSLTTSPASGSAAPPVHGGTSPARPSGASSLTTSPASGSAAPPVHGGTSPQATSGASSPTTSPASGSAAPPVHGGTSPARPSGASSLTTSPASGSAAPPVHGGTSPARPSGASSPTTSPASGSAAPPVHGGTSPRATSGASSPTTSPASGSAAPPVHGGTSPARPSGASSLTTSPASGSAAPPVHGGTSPRATSGASSPTTSPASGSAAPPVHGGTSPARPSGASSLTTSPASGSAAPPVHGGTSPARPSGASSLSTSPASGSAAPPVHGGTSPRATSGASSPSASPASGSAAPPVHGGTSPRANSGASSPSTSHITRTIASSSNQSIVPPTSASHKTSQQLPIRVSLFFLSFHITNLQFNSSLENPSTSYYQKLQRSISILFVQTYKQEDFLGLLDIKFRPGSVVVELTLAFREGTTAHNLERQLGQLEAAAVKYNLTISGVSVRDASFPSSAQSGSGVPGWGIALLVLVCVLVALAIIYLIALVVCQCRQKNYGQLDLFPTRDAYHPMSTYPTYHTHGRYVPPGSTKRSPFEEVSAGNGGSTLSYANLAATSANL, from the exons ATGACACCGGACATCCAGgcccctttcttcttcctgctgctgCTATTCCAAGTGCTTACAG TCTCTGGTATAACCAGCAGCACTACACAGGCTTTGAGTGACCAAAGCCCTGCCTCAGGCTCGGCTGCCCCTCCAGACCACGGTGGCACCTCACCCCGGGCCACCAGTGGCGCCTCATCTCCGAGCACCAGCCCTGCCTCAGGCTCGGCTGCCCCTCCGGTCCACGGTGGCACCTCACCCGCCAGGCCCAGTGGCGCCTCATCTCCGAGCACCAGCCCTGCCTCAGGCTCGGCTGCCCCTCCGGTCCACGGTGACACCTCACCCGCCAGGCCCAGTGGCACCTCATCTCCGACCACCAGCCCTGCCTCAGGCTCGGCTGCCCCTCCGGTCCACGGTGGCACCTCACCCCGGGCCACCAGTGGCGCCTCATCTCCAACCACCAGCCCTGCCTCAGGCTCGGCTGCCCCTCCGGTCCACGGTGGCACCTCAACCCGGGCCACCAGTGGCGCCTCATCTCCGACCACCAGCCCTGCCTCAGGCTCGGCTGCCCCACCGGTCCACGGTGGCACCTCACCCGCCAGGCCCAGTGGCGCCTCATCTCTGACCACCAGCCCTGCCTCAGGCTCGGCTGCCCCTCCGGTCCACGGTGGCACCTCACCCGCCAGGCCCAGTGGCGCCTCATCTCTGAGCACCAGCCCTGCCTCAGGCTCGGCTGCCCCTCCGGTCCACGGTGGCACCTCACCCGCCAGGCCCAGTGGCGCCTCATCTCTGACCACCAGCCCTGCCTCAGGCTCGGCTGCCCCTCCGGTCCACGGTGGCACCTCACCCGCCAGGCCCAGTGGCGCCTCATCTCTGACCACCAGCCCTGCCTCAGGCTCGGCTGCCCCTCCGGTCCACGGTGGTACCTCACCCCAGGCCACCAGTGGCGCCTCATCTCCGACCACCAGCCCTGCCTCAGGCTCGGCTGCCCCTCCGGTCCACGGTGGCACCTCACCCGCCAGGCCCAGTGGCGCCTCATCTCTGACCACCAGCCCTGCCTCAGGCTCGGCTGCCCCTCCGGTCCACGGGGGCACCTCACCCGCCAGGCCCAGTGGCGCCTCATCTCCGACCACCAGCCCTGCCTCAGGCTCGGCTGCCCCTCCGGTCCACGGTGGTACCTCACCCCGGGCCACCAGTGGCGCCTCATCTCCGACCACCAGCCCTGCCTCAGGCTCGGCTGCCCCACCGGTCCACGGTGGCACCTCACCCGCCAGGCCCAGTGGCGCCTCATCTCTGACCACCAGCCCTGCCTCAGGCTCGGCTGCCCCTCCGGTCCACGGTGGTACCTCACCCCGGGCCACCAGTGGCGCCTCATCTCCGACCACCAGCCCTGCCTCAGGCTCGGCTGCCCCACCGGTCCACGGTGGCACCTCACCCGCCAGGCCCAGTGGCGCCTCATCTCTGACCACCAGCCCTGCCTCAGGCTCGGCTGCCCCTCCGGTCCATGGTGGCACCTCACCCGCCAGGCCCAGTGGCGCCTCATCTCTGAGCACCAGCCCTGCCTCAGGCTCAGCTGCCCCTCCGGTCCACGGTGGCACCTCACCCCGGGCCACCAGTGGCGCCTCATCTCCGAGCGCCAGTCCTGCCTCAGGCTCGGCTGCCCCTCCGGTCCACGGTGGCACCTCACCCCGGGCCAACAGTGGCGCCTCATCTCCGAGCACCAGCCACATTACCAGGACAATTGCCAGCAGCAGTAACCAGAGCATAGTACCTCCGACCTCCGCCAGTCATAAGACTTCTCAGCAGTTGCCTATTAGGGTCTCCCTGTTCTTCCTGTCTTTTCACATTACGAACCTCCAGTTTAACTCTTCCCTGGAAAATCCCAGCACCAGCTACTACCAGAAGCTGCAGAGAAGCATTTCTATATTG TTTGTGCAGACTTATAAACAAGAGGATTTTCTGGGCCTCTTAGATATCAAGTTCAG GCCAGGATCTGTGGTGGTAGAATTAACTTTGGCCTTCCGAGAGGGTACCACTGCCCACAACTTGGAGAGACAGCTTGGTCAGCTTGAAGCAGCAGCAGTCAAATATAACCTGACCATCAGTGGAGTTAGTG TGCGTGATGCATCATTTCCTTCCTCTGCCCAGTCTGGATCTGGGGTGCCTGGCTGGGGCATTGCCCTGCTCGTACTGGTCTGTGTTCTGGTTGCCCTGGCCATCATTTATCTCATTGCCCTG GTTGTGTGTCAGTGCAGACAAAAGAACTATGGGCAGCTGGACCTCTTTCCAACCCGAGATGCCTACCATCCTATGAGCACGTACCCCACCTACCACACCCATGGGCGCTATGTGCCCCCTGGCAGTACCAAACGGAGCCCCTTTGAGGAG GTTTCTGCAGGCAATGGTGGCAGCACTCTCTCTTACGCGAACCTGGCAGCCACTTCCGCCAACCTGTAG
- the MTX1 gene encoding LOW QUALITY PROTEIN: metaxin-1 (The sequence of the model RefSeq protein was modified relative to this genomic sequence to represent the inferred CDS: deleted 1 base in 1 codon; substituted 1 base at 1 genomic stop codon) codes for MQLGGPPHPRSPRSGPSPRGPGSSPDLVQIWEGPQSPSRSTKPPSPGPAAPSGVQGSSRPRYPDSPRRAALRALPPFASHLWIRRCPPSPEALGPAPSRQAASWAEISRALLRASPGSPLRSAXGAGGGSAQWRAEAQGEVLPGQRAGKMAAPMELFCWSGGWGLPSVDLDSLAVLTYARFTGAPLKVHKITNPWRSPSGTLPALQTSHGEVISVPHKIITHLRKEKYNADYDLSARQGADTLAFMSLLEEKLLPVLIHTFWVDAKNYVEVTRKWYAEAMPFPLNFFLPGRMQRQYVERLQLLCGEHRPEEEELEKELYQEARECLTLLSQRLGSQKFFFGDAPASLDAFVFSYLALLQQAKLPSGKLQAHLRGLHNLCAYCTHILSLYFPWEGAEVPPPRQTPANPETEEEPYRRRNQILSVLAGLAAMAGYALLSGIVSIQRAPPARAPRTRALGMAEEVEEE; via the exons ATGCAGCTCGggggacccccccacccccgcagccCCCGCTCGGGGCCGAGCCCT AGGGGCCCCGGGAGCAGCCCAGACCTCGTGCAGATTTGGGAGGGCCCCCAGAGCCCGTCCAGGAGCACAAAACCCCCTTCTCCTGGGCCCGCCGCGCCTTCGGGGGTTCAGGGCTCCTCTCGGCCGAGGTACCCTGACTCTCCAAGGCGCGCCGCGCTGAGAGCCCTTCCCCCCTTCGCGAGCCACCTCTGGATCAGGCGGTGTCCGCCCTCCCCCGAAGCCCTCGGCCCCGCCCCAAGCCGTCAGGCAGCCTCTTGGGCCGAGATAAGCCGCGCCCTCCTGAGGGCCTCCCCCGGCTCCCCACTGCGATCCGCCTGAGGGGCTGGGGGCGGATCCGCACAGTGGAGGGCGGAAGCGCAGGGGGAGGTGCTTCCCGGACAGAGGGCGGGCAAGATGGCGGCGCCCATGGAGCTGTTCTGCTGgtcagggggctgggggctgccctCAGTGGACCTGGACAGCCTGGCCGTGCTG ACCTATGCCAGATTTACTGGTGCCCCACTCAAGGTGCACAAGATCACCAACCCCTGGCGGAGCCCTTCAG GAACTCTGCCTGCCCTTCAGACCAGTCATGGAGAGGTCATCTCAGTACCACACAAGATCATCACCCACCTTCGAAAAGAG AAGTACAATGCAGATTATGATCTGTCAGCCCGGCAAGGAGCAGACACCTTGGCCTTTATGTCTCTGCTGGAGGAGAAGCTGCTCCCGGTGCTG ATACATACTTTCTGGGTAGACGCCAAGAACTATGTGGAAGTAACCCGGAAGTGGTACGCAGAGGCTATGCCCTTTCCCCTCAACTTCTTCCTGCCTGGCCGCATGCAGCGGCAGTACGTGGAGCGGCTGCAGCTGCTGTGTGGGGAGCACAGGCCTGAGGAGGAAGAGCTGGAGAAGGAG CTGTACCAGGAAGCTCGGGAATGCCTGACCCTTCTCTCTCAACGCCTGGGTTCTCAGAAATTCTTCTTTGGAGATGC ccCCGCCTCCCTGGATGCCTTTGTCTTCAGCTACTTGGCCCTGCTGCAGCAGGCGAAGCTGCCCAGTGGGAAACTGCAGGCCCACCTGCGGGGGCTGCACAACCTCTGTGCCTACTGCACCCATATCCTCAGCCTCTACTTCCCCTGGGAGGGAG CTGAGGTGCCACCTCCACGCCAGACACCAGCAAACCCAGAGACTGAGGAGGAGCCATATCGGCGCCGGAACCAGATCCTATCCGTGTTGGCGGGGCTGGCAGCCATGGCGGGCTATGCCTTGCTCAGTGGCATTGTCTCCATCCAGCGGGCACCACCTGCCCGGGCCCCACGCACACGGGCCCTGGGCATGGCTGAGGAGGTTGAAGAGGAATGA
- the GBA1 gene encoding lysosomal acid glucosylceramidase — protein sequence MELSSPSREECPKPRDRVGILAPSLMGLLLLQAVSWASGAHPCSPKSFGYSSVVCVCNATYCDSLDPLTLPDPGTFSRFESTRSGRRMELSLGTIQANRTGTGLLLTLQPDQKFQKVKGFGGAMTDAAALNILALSPPARDLLLKSYFSKEGIEYNIMRVPMASCDFSIRTYTYADTPDDFQLLNFSLPEEDVKLKIPLIHQALELAQRPVSLFASPWTSPTWLKTNGAVNGKGTLKGHPGDLYHQTWARYFVKFLDAYAEHKLQFWAVTAENEPSAGLFSGYPFQCLGFTPEHQRDFIARDLGPTLANSTHRNVRLLMLDDQRLLLPHWAQVVLADPEAAKYVHGIAVHWYLDFLAPAKATLGETHRLFPDTMLFASEACVGSKFWEQSVRLGSWDRGVQYSHSIITNLLYHVVGWTDWNLALNPEGGPNWVRNFVDSPIIVDIAKDTFYKQPMFYHLGHFSKFIPEGSQRVGLVASEKNDLDTVALIHPDGSAVVVVLNRSSKDVPLTIKDPAVGFVETISPGYSIHTYLWRRQ from the exons ATGGAGCTTTCAAGTCCTTCCAGAGAG GAGTGTCCCAAGCCCCGGGACAGAGTAGGCATCTTGGCTCCCAGCCTCATGGGATTGCTTCTACTTCAGGCCGTGTCGTGGGCATCAG GTGCCCACCCCTGCAGCCCTAAAAGCTTTGGCTACAGCTCAGTGGTCTGTGTCTGCAATGCTACATACTGTGACTCTCTTGACCCCCTGACCCTGCCTGACCCTGGTACCTTCAGCCGCTTTGAGAGCACACGCAGTGGGCGCCGAATGGAGCTGAGTCTGGGGACCATCCAGGCCAACCGCACAGGCACAG GGCTGCTATTGACCCTGCAGCCAGATCAGAAGTTCCAGAAAGTGAAGGGTTTTGGAGGGGCCATGACAGATGCTGCTGCTCTCAACATCCTTGCCCTGTCACCTCCTGCACGGGATTTACTACTAAAATCGTACTTCTCTAAAGAAG GAATCGAATACAACATCATGCGGGTCCCCATGGCCAGCTGTGACTTCTCCATCCGCACCTACACCTATGCTGACACCCCTGATGACTTCCAGTTGCTCAACTTCAGCCTCCCAGAGGAAGATGTCAAGCTCAAG ATACCCCTGATCCACCAAGCCCTGGAGTTGGCCCAGCGCCCTGTCTCACTCTTTGCCAGTCCCTGGACATCACCCACTTGGCTCAAGACCAATGGGGCAGTGAATGGGAAGGGGACACTCAAGGGTCATCCAGGGGATCTCTACCACCAGACCTGGGCCAGATACTTTGTCAA GTTCCTAGATGCCTATGCTGAGCACAAGTTACAGTTCTGGGCAGTGACAGCTGAGAACGAGCCTTCTGCAGGGCTATTTAGCGGGTACCCCTTCCAGTGCCTGGGCTTCACCCCTGAACACCAGCGAGACTTCATCGCCCGTGACCTGGGTCCCACCCTCGCCAACAGTACACACCGCAATGTCCGACTGCTCATGCTAGATGACCAACGCTTGCTGCTGCCCCACTGGGCCCAGGTG GTGCTGGCAGACCCAGAGGCAGCTAAGTATGTTCATGGCATCGCTGTACATTGGTACCTGGACTTTCTGGCTCCAGCAAAAGCCACCCTGGGGGAGACACATCGCCTGTTCCCCGACACCATGCTCTTTGCCTCAGAGGCCTGTGTGGGCTCCAAGTTCTGGGAGCAGAGCGTGCGGCTGGGCTCCTGGGATCGAGGGGTGCAGTACAGCCACAGCATCATCACG AACCTCCTCTACCATGTGGTCGGCTGGACTGACTGGAACCTCGCCCTAAACCCTGAGGGGGGACCCAATTGGGTGCGCAACTTTGTCGACAGCCCCATCATCGTGGACATCGCCAAGGACACATTTTACAAACAGCCCATGTTTTACCACCTTGGCCACTTCAG CAAGTTCATTCCTGAGGGCTCCCAGAGAGTGGGGCTGGTTGCCAGTGAGAAGAATGACTTGGACACAGTGGCACTGATACATCCCGATGGCTCTGCAGTTGTGGTCGTGCTAAACCG ctcCTCTAAGGATGTGCCTCTTACCATCAAGGATCCTGCGGTGGGCTTCGTGGAAACTATCTCACCTGGCTACTCCATTCACACCTACCTGTGGCGTCGCCAGTGA